One window from the genome of Elaeis guineensis isolate ETL-2024a chromosome 5, EG11, whole genome shotgun sequence encodes:
- the LOC105046154 gene encoding actin-depolymerizing factor 7: MANAASGMAVNDDCKLKFLELKAKRTHRYIIFKIDEKLKQVIVEKVGEPTLSYEDFTAALPADECRYAIYDFDFVTEENCQKSKIFFIAWSPDTSRVRSKMLYASSKDRFKRELDGIQVELQATDPTEMGLDVIRGRAY; this comes from the exons ATG GCCAATGCAGCGTCAGGAATGGCTGTGAATGATGATTGCAAGCTGAAATTCTTGGAGTTGAAGGCCAAGAGAACTCATCGTTACATAATCTTTAAGATTGACGAGAAACTGAAGCAGGTCATTGTGGAGAAGGTTGGCGAACCCACTCTGAGCTATGAGGATTTCACTGCCGCCCTTCCTGCAGATGAATGCAGATATGCAATCTATGACTTTGATTTTGTTACCGAGGAGAACTGccagaaaagcaagatcttctTCATTGCATG GTCACCTGACACTTCAAGAGTGAGAAGTAAGATGCTTTATGCAAGCTCAAAGGACAGGTTTAAGAGGGAGTTGGATGGTATCCAGGTTGAATTGCAAGCAACTGATCCGACTGAGATGGGACTGGATGTCATTAGAGGCCGTGCCTATTGA
- the LOC105045712 gene encoding histone H2B.11, whose product MAPKAEKKPAEKKPASDKPAEEKEKKAVAEKAPAEKKPKAEKRLPKEGGAGDKKKKKKAKKGSETYKIYIFKVLKQVHPDIGISSKAMGIMNSFINDIFEKLAQEASRLARYNKKPTITSREIQTSVRLVLPGELAKHAVSEGTKAVTKFTSS is encoded by the coding sequence ATGGCGCCCAAGGCCGAGAAGAAGCCCGCGGAGAAGAAGCCGGCCTCCGATAAACCGgcggaggagaaggagaagaaggcggTGGCGGAGAAAGCTCCGGCCGAGAAGAAGCCCAAGGCCGAGAAGCGTCTCCCCAAGGAAGGCGGTGCCGgcgacaagaagaagaagaagaaggcgaagaaggggaGCGAGACCTACAAGATCTACATCTTCAAGGTCTTGAAGCAGGTCCACCCGGATATCGGCATCTCGAGCAAGGCCATGGGTATCATGAACTCCTTCATCAACGACATCTTCGAGAAACTCGCCCAAGAGGCTTCCCGTCTCGCCCGCTACAACAAGAAGCCGACCATCACCTCTCGTGAGATCCAGACGTCCGTCCGTCTCGTTCTCCCCGGCGAACTCGCGAAGCACGCCGTCTCCGAGGGCACTAAGGCTGTTACCAAGTTCACAAGTTCTTGA
- the LOC105045711 gene encoding UNC93-like protein 3 isoform X1, giving the protein MESQGLGDEAAAPLVVVTGEVGSCSSSEKRKPKNHARDVHFLSFAFLFVFSAYGAAQNLESTVNTEGDLGTTSLGILYTSFTLFLVAASPVVWGLGSKRALVLGTSGYLLFIAANLKPSWYTMVPASVYLGFAASIIWVAQGTYLTSTARSHAKDCQLHEGTVIGKFNGEFWGMFASHQVIGNLISLALLRNGKEGDGVTGKNLLFTVFLGCMVLGITLMCFLSKRDDNGGSLSMNSSLASVLKSAFALLLDRRVLLVIPLLAYSGLQQAFVWAEFTKEVVTPVLGVSGVGGAMALYGAADAIVCHHMCSLVAGRFTSGLSSITFIVSGGAVLQILVLLWLLFGYSKTGGLLGAVYPLLMAAIWGVGDGVFNTQLNALFGMLFKHDMEAAFAQLKVWQSAAIAVIFFVSPYITLQAMLILMVAALFIAMAGFLFLTLHVERSFSSGS; this is encoded by the exons ATGGAATCCCAGGGGTTAGGAGACGAGGCTGCTGCCCCTTTGGTGGTTGTGACGGGGGAGGTCGGGTCTTGTTCTTCCTCCGAAAAACGGAAGCCTAAGAATCACGCCAGGGATGTCCATTTTCTCAGCTTtgctttcttgtttgttttctCGGCTTATGGAGCTGCTCAGAATTTGGAGAGCACTGTGAACACG GAGGGAGATTTAGGAACGACATCGTTGGGGATATTATATACCTCCTTCACTTTGTTTTTGGTGGCAGCGTCTCCGGTTGTCTGGGGATTGGGGTCAAAGAGAGCCCTTGTTCTTGGTACCAGTGGCTACTTGCTGTTCATAGCAGCCAACTTGAAGCCCTCATG GTACACGATGGTGCCGGCTTCTGTATATCTTGGCTTTGCTGCATCTATTATTTGGGTTGCGCAG GGAACAtatctcacttccactgcacgtAGCCATGCAAAAGATTGCCAGTTGCATGAAGGGACAGTTATTGGTAAATTCAATGGAGAATTTTGGGGAATGTTTGCTAGTCACCAG GTCATTGGTAATTTGATCTCACTTGCTTTGTTGAGAAATGGAAAG GAGGGGGATGGTGTCACTGGGAAAAACCTTTTATTTACTGTGTTCCTTGGTTGTATGGTCTTGGGTATCACATTGATGTGCTTTCTATCTAAAAGAGATGACAATGGGGGTAGCCTTTCCATGAATTCATCTCTTGCATCTGTTCTTAAATCTGCTTTTGCTCTACTCCTGGACAGACGGGTGCTTTTGGTTATCCCTCTTCTTGCATATTCAGGCTTGCAACAGGCATTTGTATG GGCTGAATTTACGAAGGAAGTTGTAACACCAGTACTTGGTGTCTCAGGCGTGGGTGGTGCAATGGCATTATATGGGGCTGCTGATGCAATTGTATGTCACCATATG TGTTCACTGGTTGCTGGGCGCTTCACATCTGGACTGTCTTCCATCACTTTTATTGTCTCTGGTGGAGCTGTTCTACAGATTCTTGTCCTGTTATGGCTTCTCTTTGGTTACAG TAAGACTGGTGGACTTCTTGGCGCTGTATATCCCCTACTTATGGCTGCTATATGGGGTGTTGGTGATGGAGTGTTTAACACACAGCTGAATGCGTTGTTTGGGATGCTATTCAAGCATGACATG GAGGCAGCTTTTGCACAACTGAAGGTGTGGCAAAGTGCTGCAATTGCTGTCATCTTCTTCGTGAGTCCGTATATCACGTTACAGGCTATGTTGATACTGATGGTTGCTGCCTTGTTCATTGCGATGGCAGGGTTCCTTTTTCTTACCCTCCATGTTGAAAGATCATTTTCCTCTGGATCCTGA
- the LOC105045711 gene encoding UNC93-like protein 3 isoform X2 produces the protein MESQGLGDEAAAPLVVVTGEVGSCSSSEKRKPKNHARDVHFLSFAFLFVFSAYGAAQNLESTVNTEGDLGTTSLGILYTSFTLFLVAASPVVWGLGSKRALVLGTSGYLLFIAANLKPSWYTMVPASVYLGFAASIIWVAQGTYLTSTARSHAKDCQLHEGTVIGKFNGEFWGMFASHQVIGNLISLALLRNGKEGDGVTGKNLLFTVFLGCMVLGITLMCFLSKRDDNGGSLSMNSSLASVLKSAFALLLDRRVLLVIPLLAYSGLQQAFVWAEFTKEVVTPVLGVSGVGGAMALYGAADAICSLVAGRFTSGLSSITFIVSGGAVLQILVLLWLLFGYSKTGGLLGAVYPLLMAAIWGVGDGVFNTQLNALFGMLFKHDMEAAFAQLKVWQSAAIAVIFFVSPYITLQAMLILMVAALFIAMAGFLFLTLHVERSFSSGS, from the exons ATGGAATCCCAGGGGTTAGGAGACGAGGCTGCTGCCCCTTTGGTGGTTGTGACGGGGGAGGTCGGGTCTTGTTCTTCCTCCGAAAAACGGAAGCCTAAGAATCACGCCAGGGATGTCCATTTTCTCAGCTTtgctttcttgtttgttttctCGGCTTATGGAGCTGCTCAGAATTTGGAGAGCACTGTGAACACG GAGGGAGATTTAGGAACGACATCGTTGGGGATATTATATACCTCCTTCACTTTGTTTTTGGTGGCAGCGTCTCCGGTTGTCTGGGGATTGGGGTCAAAGAGAGCCCTTGTTCTTGGTACCAGTGGCTACTTGCTGTTCATAGCAGCCAACTTGAAGCCCTCATG GTACACGATGGTGCCGGCTTCTGTATATCTTGGCTTTGCTGCATCTATTATTTGGGTTGCGCAG GGAACAtatctcacttccactgcacgtAGCCATGCAAAAGATTGCCAGTTGCATGAAGGGACAGTTATTGGTAAATTCAATGGAGAATTTTGGGGAATGTTTGCTAGTCACCAG GTCATTGGTAATTTGATCTCACTTGCTTTGTTGAGAAATGGAAAG GAGGGGGATGGTGTCACTGGGAAAAACCTTTTATTTACTGTGTTCCTTGGTTGTATGGTCTTGGGTATCACATTGATGTGCTTTCTATCTAAAAGAGATGACAATGGGGGTAGCCTTTCCATGAATTCATCTCTTGCATCTGTTCTTAAATCTGCTTTTGCTCTACTCCTGGACAGACGGGTGCTTTTGGTTATCCCTCTTCTTGCATATTCAGGCTTGCAACAGGCATTTGTATG GGCTGAATTTACGAAGGAAGTTGTAACACCAGTACTTGGTGTCTCAGGCGTGGGTGGTGCAATGGCATTATATGGGGCTGCTGATGCAATT TGTTCACTGGTTGCTGGGCGCTTCACATCTGGACTGTCTTCCATCACTTTTATTGTCTCTGGTGGAGCTGTTCTACAGATTCTTGTCCTGTTATGGCTTCTCTTTGGTTACAG TAAGACTGGTGGACTTCTTGGCGCTGTATATCCCCTACTTATGGCTGCTATATGGGGTGTTGGTGATGGAGTGTTTAACACACAGCTGAATGCGTTGTTTGGGATGCTATTCAAGCATGACATG GAGGCAGCTTTTGCACAACTGAAGGTGTGGCAAAGTGCTGCAATTGCTGTCATCTTCTTCGTGAGTCCGTATATCACGTTACAGGCTATGTTGATACTGATGGTTGCTGCCTTGTTCATTGCGATGGCAGGGTTCCTTTTTCTTACCCTCCATGTTGAAAGATCATTTTCCTCTGGATCCTGA